The following proteins are co-located in the Helicobacter acinonychis genome:
- a CDS encoding TrbC/VirB2 family protein yields MSAHFLKIIFLIGMCVSSLFAEGLEGFFNALEAQLKSPIAKGILMVIFIGIAIYVWRNLDRWKEILFTILGVVFGIFLFFKAPSLANWFMGIF; encoded by the coding sequence ATGTCCGCTCATTTTTTAAAAATCATTTTTTTAATAGGCATGTGTGTTTCAAGCTTGTTCGCTGAAGGCTTAGAGGGGTTTTTTAACGCCCTAGAAGCCCAGCTCAAAAGCCCTATTGCTAAGGGGATTTTAATGGTGATTTTCATAGGGATCGCTATTTATGTGTGGAGGAATTTAGACCGGTGGAAAGAGATTTTATTCACGATCCTTGGCGTGGTGTTTGGGATTTTTCTATTCTTTAAAGCCCCTAGTTTAGCGAATTGGTTTATGGGAATTTTTTAA